Proteins encoded within one genomic window of Chloroflexota bacterium:
- a CDS encoding DUF1622 domain-containing protein, whose protein sequence is MHANALEELVTQAINYLVPIVEACGAAIVMLGVIRTIIHHIRDRLRLDLDCLPHLRTQLIESLIMGLEFQLAADVLKTAISPTLNQVILLAALIGLRAALSYLLERELHVVCAESHSGQQHRAEHSAEET, encoded by the coding sequence ATGCATGCCAATGCCCTCGAGGAATTGGTCACACAGGCCATTAATTATTTGGTACCCATTGTAGAGGCTTGCGGTGCAGCGATCGTCATGCTCGGTGTGATCCGCACCATCATACATCACATCCGCGATCGGCTTCGGCTGGACCTGGATTGCCTGCCACATCTGCGCACGCAACTGATAGAGAGTTTGATCATGGGTCTCGAGTTCCAGTTGGCCGCCGATGTGCTCAAGACGGCTATTTCTCCAACCTTGAACCAAGTTATTCTATTGGCAGCGCTGATCGGCCTACGTGCTGCGTTGAGCTACTTGCTGGAGCGCGAGCTTCACGTAGTCTGTGCAGAGTCGCACTCGGGACAACAACACAGGGCTGAACACAGCGCAGAAGAAACTTAG